One window of uncultured Erythrobacter sp. genomic DNA carries:
- the uvrB gene encoding excinuclease ABC subunit UvrB, which produces MSELVIRRGLAEPETGEEFTPHRPERPEKSMPGKRFELVSDYEPAGDQPTAIAELVAGVEDGDKTQTLLGVTGSGKTFTMAKVIEKVQRPALVLAPNKILAAQLYGEFKSFFPNNAVEYFVSYYDYYQPEAYVPRSDTYIEKESSVNEAIDRMRHSATRALLERDDVIIVASVSCLYGIGSVETYSAMIFDIKKDDVIDQRELIRKLVALQYKRNDTAFARGCFRVRGDSLEIFPSHYEDMAWRVSFFGDDIEKIAEFDPLTGKTGAELETVRVYANSHYVTPGPTMKQATEAIKFELGHRLKELEEEGKLLEHQRLEQRTNFDLEMIAATGSCAGIENYSRFLSGRLPGEPPPTLFEYLPENALLFVDESHQTVPQIGAMSKGDHRRKITLAEYGFRLPSCIDNRPLRFNEWDAMRPQTFCVSATPGSWEMEQTGGVFAEQVIRPTGLIDPPVEIRPVEDQVQDCIQQCLATAKKGYRTLVTTLTKRMAEDLTEFMHEAGVRVRYMHSDVETLERIELIRDLRMGVYDVLVGINLLREGLDIPECGLVCILDADKEGFLRSETSLVQTIGRAARNVDGRVILYADRITGSMERAMAETDRRREKQRAYNEEHGITPQTIKRDIADIVAHTASKDSVTVEIEDEVNNLVGHNLRAYIEDLEKRMRDAAADLEFEEAGRLRDEIRRLENDELGLPGSEHKAPRVGRSNEGKPGTRKTRYGKTQRKWGGKK; this is translated from the coding sequence ATGTCCGAACTCGTGATCCGCAGAGGCCTTGCCGAACCTGAAACCGGTGAGGAGTTTACCCCCCACCGCCCCGAGCGGCCCGAAAAGTCGATGCCGGGCAAGAGGTTCGAACTTGTCTCTGACTACGAACCCGCTGGCGATCAGCCCACGGCGATTGCTGAATTGGTCGCTGGCGTAGAGGATGGCGACAAGACCCAGACGCTGCTGGGCGTCACCGGATCGGGCAAGACCTTCACCATGGCCAAGGTGATCGAGAAGGTGCAGCGCCCCGCTCTGGTGCTCGCCCCCAACAAGATCCTCGCAGCCCAGCTCTATGGCGAGTTCAAGAGCTTCTTCCCGAACAACGCGGTCGAGTATTTCGTCAGCTATTACGACTATTACCAGCCCGAAGCCTACGTCCCGCGCTCCGACACTTATATCGAGAAAGAATCGAGCGTGAACGAGGCGATCGACCGGATGCGCCATTCGGCCACCCGCGCGCTGCTCGAACGCGATGATGTGATTATCGTCGCCTCGGTATCCTGCCTCTACGGTATCGGATCGGTCGAGACCTATTCGGCGATGATCTTTGACATCAAGAAAGACGATGTGATCGACCAGCGCGAGCTGATCCGCAAACTCGTCGCGCTGCAATATAAGCGCAACGACACCGCCTTTGCGCGCGGATGCTTCCGGGTGCGGGGGGACAGTCTGGAGATCTTCCCCTCGCACTATGAGGACATGGCATGGCGCGTCAGCTTCTTCGGCGATGATATCGAGAAGATTGCCGAGTTTGACCCGCTGACAGGCAAGACCGGCGCGGAGCTGGAGACGGTGCGCGTCTATGCCAATTCGCACTACGTCACGCCGGGGCCGACAATGAAACAGGCGACGGAGGCGATCAAGTTCGAGCTGGGCCACAGGCTCAAGGAGCTGGAGGAAGAGGGCAAGCTGCTAGAACACCAGCGCCTTGAACAGCGCACCAATTTCGATCTGGAGATGATCGCGGCGACCGGCTCCTGCGCGGGGATCGAGAATTATTCGCGCTTCCTCTCTGGACGCCTGCCGGGCGAGCCGCCGCCCACCCTGTTCGAATATCTGCCCGAAAACGCGCTGCTCTTCGTCGATGAGAGCCACCAGACCGTGCCGCAGATCGGCGCGATGTCGAAGGGCGATCACCGCCGCAAGATCACGCTCGCCGAATACGGCTTCCGCCTGCCGTCTTGCATCGACAACCGCCCGCTGCGCTTCAACGAATGGGACGCGATGCGCCCGCAGACCTTCTGCGTCTCGGCCACGCCCGGTTCGTGGGAGATGGAGCAGACCGGCGGCGTCTTTGCCGAGCAGGTCATTCGCCCCACGGGCCTGATCGACCCTCCTGTCGAAATCCGCCCGGTCGAGGATCAGGTGCAGGACTGCATCCAGCAATGCCTTGCGACCGCCAAGAAGGGCTACCGAACGCTCGTCACCACATTGACCAAGCGCATGGCCGAAGACCTCACCGAATTCATGCACGAGGCAGGCGTGCGTGTTCGCTACATGCACTCCGATGTCGAGACGCTGGAGCGCATCGAGCTGATCCGCGATTTGCGCATGGGCGTCTATGACGTGCTGGTGGGGATCAACCTGCTGCGCGAAGGGCTCGACATTCCCGAATGCGGGCTGGTGTGCATTCTGGATGCGGACAAGGAAGGCTTCCTGCGCTCCGAGACATCACTGGTGCAAACGATCGGCCGCGCGGCGCGCAATGTCGATGGCCGCGTGATCCTCTATGCCGACCGCATAACCGGCAGCATGGAGCGCGCGATGGCCGAAACCGACCGCCGCCGCGAGAAACAGCGCGCCTATAACGAAGAGCACGGCATCACCCCTCAAACGATCAAGCGCGACATTGCCGACATCGTCGCCCACACCGCTTCGAAAGACAGCGTCACGGTCGAGATTGAGGATGAGGTCAACAACCTCGTCGGCCACAATCTGCGCGCCTATATCGAAGACCTCGAAAAACGCATGCGCGACGCCGCCGCCGATCTCGAATTCGAAGAAGCCGGCCGTCTGCGCGACGAAATCCGGCGGCTGGAGAATGACGAACTCGGCCTGCCCGGCAGCGAGCACAAAGCCCCCCGCGTGGGCCGCTCAAACGAAGGCAAGCCGGGGACGAGGAAGACGCGGTACGGGAAGACGCAGCGCAAATGGGGCGGTAAGAAGTGA
- a CDS encoding thioredoxin family protein gives MDFAASRIALPAWVRALVLAFAVLLWAGAGGAAYAQERPAEPRYGDDNIAAELLADGMPRAGEEWMLALRFTPSAPEWHGYWSNPGDAGLGMVVTLDLPEGWEAGEHLYPVPKTLLTSGLMNHIYEGQYSVLIPVRVPESAVIEGLPEITGYAEYLACTDRICVPQDALLSAGQGGDFARWRAEIAPLLDAQGSFEVAGGQLRVAIPLPASVALIEPHLFIENTRLVAYAEVQTFRRDGDMLVAQIPLDEFGTGEAEAVSGILAFGDGSGVRFQATAGEVPTGGELIAGPVSMANTPPLWTLILGALVGGLILNIMPCVFPILSLKALSLARAGGSEAEARSEGLAYTAGVVLACVALGGIMLALRAAGEQVGWAFQLQEPSVVIALLVLATIITLNFAGIFELPSVDTGKGAGRGAFATGLLAAVAATPCTGPFMAAALGAALLLPTPLALLLFATLGLGLALPFLLIGFVPALRRMLPKPGAWMDTFRRIMAIPMGLTALALIWLTVQLGGRGFALFALVMLFGIVLALFVVGKLQKAGKMAWPAFGLVAAPFLIFGAFALPYGYEAGGGRAAQESVLEPRIFSRDALAEARASGQPVFLWFTADWCVTCKVNESVAIEREATREAFEQAGVIAMVGDWTVRDEEITQFLTDQGAAGVPLYLWYEPGADAEQLPQVLTPDMLTERALRDR, from the coding sequence ATGGACTTTGCTGCATCACGGATTGCATTGCCCGCATGGGTGAGGGCGCTTGTGCTGGCGTTCGCAGTGCTGCTGTGGGCCGGTGCAGGCGGCGCAGCCTATGCGCAGGAACGCCCGGCAGAGCCGCGCTATGGCGATGACAATATCGCTGCCGAGCTGCTTGCCGACGGAATGCCGCGCGCAGGCGAGGAATGGATGCTCGCGCTGCGCTTCACCCCCAGCGCGCCCGAGTGGCACGGATATTGGTCCAATCCCGGCGATGCGGGGCTGGGCATGGTGGTCACGCTCGACCTTCCCGAGGGTTGGGAAGCAGGCGAACACCTTTATCCGGTGCCCAAGACGCTGCTGACTTCGGGCCTGATGAACCATATTTACGAAGGGCAGTATTCAGTCCTGATACCCGTGCGCGTGCCCGAAAGTGCCGTGATCGAAGGACTGCCTGAAATCACCGGATACGCCGAATATCTCGCCTGCACCGACCGGATTTGCGTGCCGCAGGATGCTTTGCTGAGCGCAGGGCAGGGCGGCGATTTCGCGCGCTGGCGGGCAGAGATTGCGCCGCTGCTCGATGCGCAGGGGAGCTTTGAAGTTGCGGGCGGGCAATTGCGGGTTGCGATCCCCCTGCCAGCCAGCGTGGCGCTTATCGAACCGCATCTCTTCATCGAGAACACGCGTTTGGTGGCCTATGCTGAAGTCCAGACTTTTCGGCGCGATGGCGATATGCTGGTCGCCCAAATCCCACTCGATGAATTCGGCACGGGCGAAGCGGAGGCCGTTTCTGGTATCCTCGCTTTCGGAGACGGCAGTGGTGTCCGTTTCCAAGCCACTGCGGGAGAAGTGCCAACCGGCGGCGAGTTGATCGCTGGGCCGGTCAGCATGGCCAACACCCCGCCGCTCTGGACGCTGATCCTCGGAGCGTTGGTGGGCGGGTTGATCCTCAACATCATGCCCTGCGTCTTCCCGATCCTGAGCCTCAAAGCGCTCAGCCTTGCGCGGGCTGGCGGGAGCGAGGCCGAAGCGCGTTCAGAGGGGCTTGCCTACACAGCTGGCGTGGTGCTCGCTTGCGTGGCGCTGGGCGGGATCATGCTCGCTTTGCGCGCTGCGGGGGAACAGGTGGGCTGGGCGTTCCAGCTGCAAGAGCCTTCGGTGGTGATCGCGCTGCTGGTGCTGGCGACCATCATCACCCTGAACTTCGCTGGGATATTTGAACTGCCGAGCGTCGATACCGGCAAGGGCGCGGGAAGGGGAGCCTTTGCGACCGGCCTGCTGGCGGCGGTCGCGGCGACTCCCTGCACCGGACCTTTCATGGCCGCCGCATTGGGAGCCGCGCTGTTGCTGCCCACACCGCTCGCGCTGCTGCTGTTCGCGACCCTCGGGCTGGGGCTCGCGCTGCCATTCCTCTTGATAGGCTTCGTGCCAGCATTGCGCCGGATGCTGCCCAAACCCGGCGCGTGGATGGACACGTTCCGCAGGATCATGGCGATCCCGATGGGCCTGACTGCACTCGCGCTGATCTGGCTCACCGTGCAGCTGGGCGGTCGCGGGTTCGCGCTGTTCGCGTTGGTGATGCTGTTCGGGATCGTGCTGGCGCTGTTCGTGGTTGGCAAACTGCAAAAGGCGGGCAAGATGGCGTGGCCCGCCTTCGGTCTGGTCGCCGCGCCGTTCCTGATCTTCGGAGCCTTCGCGCTGCCCTATGGCTACGAAGCAGGCGGCGGGCGCGCGGCGCAGGAAAGCGTGCTGGAGCCGCGCATATTCTCGCGCGATGCTCTGGCCGAAGCCCGCGCTTCCGGCCAGCCCGTGTTCCTCTGGTTCACCGCCGATTGGTGCGTCACCTGCAAGGTCAATGAAAGCGTCGCGATCGAGCGCGAGGCGACACGCGAGGCTTTCGAGCAAGCCGGCGTGATCGCGATGGTCGGCGACTGGACGGTGCGCGATGAAGAAATCACGCAGTTCCTCACCGACCAAGGCGCAGCGGGCGTGCCGCTCTATCTGTGGTATGAACCGGGTGCCGATGCCGAGCAGCTGCCGCAGGTGCTCACGCCCGACATGCTGACGGAGCGGGCGTTACGGGATCGGTGA
- a CDS encoding FAD-dependent monooxygenase has product MSNPAETETRDLLILGGGLVGMALALAAAKQGLTSHVIDRADPAELTKEGFDDRATAISTASWHLFRNIGIAEGLEEFACDIASIAVTDQNKPGRLDFTPEPHEGTLGRMFPNRRLRLAMFEAAAGEPLIHWASQAEILERARDEFGTSATLADGRVLKGRLMVAAEGRGSPTREEAGFTLAHWDYKHRAVIAGLTHSKPHGNVAWEIFYPAGPFALLPMKDDANGTHRSSLVWTVSEEDGRAVTKLGDRAFLAEVQKRMGDILGEVTNVGARSSWPLGFHHTAKITDTRLALVGDAAHGIHPIAGQGLNLGLRDVGALVEVLADGARIGLDPGDAQLLKRYENWRGLDSFMVSLATDGLTRLFGVPGKTASAVRRLGMSAVQRTPMLKTFFMDEARGVSGALPELLKA; this is encoded by the coding sequence ATGAGCAATCCGGCAGAAACTGAAACGCGTGACCTGCTAATTCTGGGCGGCGGTCTGGTGGGCATGGCGCTGGCCTTGGCGGCGGCGAAGCAGGGCCTTACCAGCCATGTGATCGACCGCGCCGATCCGGCAGAGCTGACCAAGGAAGGCTTCGATGACCGGGCCACCGCGATCTCGACCGCGAGCTGGCACCTGTTCCGCAATATCGGAATTGCCGAGGGGCTGGAGGAGTTTGCCTGCGACATCGCCAGCATTGCGGTGACCGACCAGAACAAGCCCGGCAGGCTCGACTTTACGCCCGAGCCGCACGAAGGGACTTTGGGCCGGATGTTCCCTAATCGCCGCTTGCGCCTTGCCATGTTCGAAGCGGCGGCGGGTGAGCCACTGATCCATTGGGCCTCGCAGGCCGAGATTCTCGAGCGAGCGCGCGACGAGTTCGGCACTAGTGCCACGCTGGCTGACGGGCGGGTGCTCAAAGGCCGGTTGATGGTCGCTGCCGAAGGACGCGGCTCGCCGACACGCGAGGAAGCGGGCTTCACCCTCGCGCATTGGGATTACAAGCACCGCGCGGTGATCGCGGGCCTGACCCATTCCAAGCCGCACGGCAATGTCGCGTGGGAGATATTCTACCCCGCAGGCCCCTTTGCTCTGCTGCCAATGAAGGACGACGCCAACGGCACGCATCGCTCCTCGCTGGTCTGGACCGTATCCGAAGAGGACGGGCGCGCAGTGACCAAGCTGGGCGACCGCGCCTTCCTCGCCGAAGTGCAAAAGCGCATGGGCGATATTCTGGGCGAAGTGACCAATGTAGGCGCGCGCTCAAGCTGGCCGCTGGGTTTCCACCACACCGCCAAGATCACCGATACGCGGCTCGCTTTGGTGGGTGATGCGGCGCACGGCATTCATCCGATTGCTGGTCAAGGCCTCAATCTGGGACTGCGCGATGTCGGTGCGCTGGTTGAAGTGCTCGCGGATGGTGCACGGATCGGGCTTGATCCGGGCGATGCGCAATTGCTCAAGCGTTACGAGAACTGGCGCGGGCTGGATTCGTTCATGGTCAGCCTCGCCACCGATGGCCTGACGCGGCTGTTCGGCGTGCCGGGCAAAACGGCGAGCGCAGTGCGGAGGCTCGGCATGTCAGCCGTGCAGCGCACCCCGATGCTCAAGACGTTCTTTATGGACGAAGCGCGCGGTGTCTCGGGCGCTTTGCCCGAGCTGCTAAAGGCCTAA
- a CDS encoding uroporphyrinogen-III synthase encodes MKATILVVRPEPGLAATMAAAKAMDLNALGYPLFDIEPREWSAPDADEVDALLIGSANAIRHGGAALEPLKSKPVHAVGQATADAAREAGFEVASVGIGGLQMVLDAIPAPARLLRIAGADHVPLTAPAGVTITTQIAYEAVALELPEPLRALQELNLIVLLHSAAAAEQFARESRRLALDRSRISLATIGPRVAEAAGTGWRAIHVCEAPSDRALLEMTRDLCI; translated from the coding sequence ATGAAGGCGACGATCCTCGTCGTGCGCCCTGAACCGGGCCTCGCCGCAACGATGGCGGCGGCCAAGGCGATGGACCTCAACGCGCTGGGCTACCCACTTTTCGACATCGAGCCGCGCGAATGGTCGGCACCCGATGCCGACGAAGTGGACGCCCTGTTGATCGGCAGCGCCAATGCGATCCGGCACGGCGGCGCGGCTTTGGAACCGCTTAAGAGCAAGCCCGTCCACGCAGTCGGACAAGCGACCGCCGACGCAGCGCGAGAAGCGGGCTTCGAGGTCGCATCTGTCGGCATTGGCGGATTGCAGATGGTGCTCGACGCCATCCCTGCGCCCGCGCGCCTCTTACGCATCGCCGGAGCCGATCACGTCCCGCTCACCGCGCCCGCTGGCGTTACGATCACCACGCAGATCGCTTATGAAGCGGTGGCATTGGAGCTCCCCGAACCTTTGCGAGCGCTGCAGGAATTGAACCTGATCGTGCTGCTCCATTCGGCGGCAGCTGCGGAGCAATTTGCGCGGGAAAGCAGGCGCTTGGCGCTTGACCGCTCGCGCATTTCACTCGCTACAATTGGCCCGAGAGTGGCCGAAGCCGCCGGAACCGGCTGGCGCGCTATCCACGTCTGCGAAGCGCCCAGCGACCGCGCATTGTTGGAAATGACCCGCGACCTGTGCATATAG
- the hemC gene encoding hydroxymethylbilane synthase, whose translation MSDAPLIRLGTRNSPLAMAQAVEARRRLCDAHGWAEKQVELVPVVASGDKVLDRPLAEIGGKALWTKELDAWLAEGRIDASVHSAKDVETLRPDAFRFAAMLPRADRRDALVGADSISAIPHGAVVGTSAPRRASQLLNLRPDCKVVTFRGNVATRLGKLEAGEADVTFLAAAGLERLGQSDVGAPLASDDWIPAAGQGVIVLECRANDEAAKAALGALDDEQTRAELEAERALLAKLGGTCHSPVAVLCEPAGDGLAMRAALFSPDGTERIEGEASFAIGDHAPVEALAADLLERATPGIAPHFGQA comes from the coding sequence ATGAGTGATGCACCCTTGATACGGTTAGGAACGCGCAATTCTCCGCTGGCGATGGCGCAGGCGGTGGAGGCGCGGCGGCGGCTATGCGATGCGCATGGCTGGGCCGAGAAGCAGGTCGAATTGGTGCCTGTTGTCGCGAGCGGCGACAAGGTGCTCGACCGGCCTCTTGCGGAGATTGGCGGGAAGGCTTTGTGGACCAAGGAATTGGACGCGTGGCTCGCCGAAGGGCGCATCGACGCGTCGGTGCATTCGGCCAAAGACGTCGAGACATTGCGGCCGGACGCCTTCAGATTTGCCGCCATGCTCCCGCGCGCAGATCGCCGCGATGCGCTGGTAGGGGCGGACAGTATCTCTGCGATCCCGCACGGCGCTGTTGTCGGCACATCGGCGCCGCGCAGGGCGTCGCAGCTGCTCAATCTGCGGCCTGACTGCAAAGTCGTGACCTTCAGAGGCAATGTTGCAACGCGGCTCGGCAAGCTGGAGGCGGGTGAGGCGGATGTGACCTTCCTTGCCGCTGCAGGGCTTGAGCGGTTGGGGCAGAGCGATGTGGGTGCTCCTTTGGCTTCAGATGATTGGATACCGGCAGCAGGGCAGGGCGTGATCGTGCTCGAATGCCGCGCTAATGACGAAGCGGCCAAGGCAGCGCTTGGCGCGCTCGATGACGAGCAAACCCGCGCCGAGCTGGAGGCCGAGCGCGCTCTGCTCGCGAAGCTTGGCGGAACATGCCATTCGCCGGTTGCGGTTTTGTGCGAACCGGCAGGCGACGGACTGGCGATGCGCGCTGCCCTGTTCAGCCCGGACGGCACAGAGCGGATCGAGGGTGAAGCAAGCTTTGCGATTGGCGACCACGCTCCGGTCGAGGCGCTCGCGGCAGACCTGCTCGAGCGCGCAACACCCGGCATCGCTCCGCATTTCGGGCAGGCATGA
- the tsaD gene encoding tRNA (adenosine(37)-N6)-threonylcarbamoyltransferase complex transferase subunit TsaD, which yields MGADATIVLGIESSCDETAVALVTADRRILAERIASQDAEHAPYGGVVPEIAARAHAERLAPMIEAVLGDAGMALDEVDAIAATAGPGLIGGVMVGLVSGKALAMAADKPLIAVNHLEGHALSPRLADEALGFPYLLLLVSGGHCQILAVEGVGEYRRLATTIDDALGEAFDKTAKILALGYPGGPAVEKLAREGDAKAVPLPRPLKGSKEPHFSFAGLKSAVLRAHESGEHKPEDIAASFQQAAVDCLTDRLEKALREAGPFPALVVAGGVAANQTVRGALEALAARHDMRFTAPPLSLCTDNGAMIAWAGCERLALEPEFAGDPLDFKARPRWPLDPQAEAVRGAGVKA from the coding sequence ATGGGAGCTGACGCGACAATTGTTCTGGGTATCGAATCCAGCTGCGACGAAACCGCCGTGGCGCTGGTGACGGCGGACCGGCGGATTCTGGCCGAGCGGATTGCGAGTCAGGATGCCGAGCATGCGCCCTATGGCGGCGTGGTCCCCGAAATCGCCGCGCGCGCGCATGCAGAACGGCTTGCTCCGATGATCGAAGCGGTGCTGGGCGATGCGGGCATGGCGCTGGACGAAGTGGACGCGATTGCTGCCACTGCCGGACCGGGTCTGATCGGAGGGGTGATGGTGGGACTCGTCAGCGGCAAGGCGCTGGCAATGGCAGCGGACAAGCCTCTGATCGCGGTCAATCACCTGGAGGGCCACGCGCTCTCGCCGCGCCTTGCAGACGAAGCTCTGGGTTTTCCTTATCTGTTGCTGCTTGTGTCGGGCGGCCATTGCCAGATCCTCGCGGTCGAGGGCGTCGGCGAATATCGCCGCCTTGCGACCACGATTGACGATGCGCTGGGTGAGGCTTTCGACAAGACCGCCAAGATCCTCGCCCTCGGCTATCCCGGCGGGCCTGCGGTCGAGAAATTGGCGCGCGAGGGCGATGCCAAAGCCGTCCCGCTCCCCCGTCCGCTCAAAGGATCAAAGGAACCGCATTTCAGCTTTGCCGGACTCAAGAGCGCCGTGCTGCGCGCGCACGAAAGCGGCGAACACAAGCCCGAAGACATTGCCGCGAGCTTCCAGCAGGCCGCCGTCGACTGCCTGACCGACCGGCTTGAGAAAGCTTTGCGAGAAGCCGGCCCCTTCCCCGCGCTCGTTGTCGCCGGCGGAGTTGCTGCCAACCAGACAGTGCGCGGCGCGTTGGAAGCGCTGGCCGCACGCCACGACATGCGCTTCACCGCTCCGCCGCTTTCGCTTTGCACCGACAATGGCGCTATGATCGCATGGGCGGGCTGCGAGCGCCTGGCGCTGGAGCCGGAATTTGCGGGCGATCCGCTCGATTTCAAAGCGCGGCCCCGCTGGCCGCTGGACCCGCAGGCAGAGGCCGTGCGCGGCGCCGGAGTGAAAGCATGA
- a CDS encoding NAD(P)H-dependent glycerol-3-phosphate dehydrogenase, which yields MSETVGVIGAGAWGTALAQMLASDGREVVLWAFEPEVVEAINSTQRNPQYLPSAELARNIRATGDLGEFAGLDTVLAVTPAQVLGKVLSGLSKPPRDLVLCSKGIEAGTGRLMNDVARDASPGSAIAVLSGPTFAHEVAGGLPTAVTLACEGGRDQWKRLSPAIARPAFRPYYSDDVTGAEIGGSIKNVLAIACGVVDGLALGQNARAALIARGYAEMLRFGEALGAQAETLSGLCGLGDLVLTCSSTSSRNFSLGKALGEGKTAAELMADRTTVAEGAHTAPVLAQLAQERGIAMPIVTAVNAILDGEAPHQVVAQLLARPLTAEQSSDQPDIS from the coding sequence ATGAGTGAAACTGTAGGCGTTATCGGAGCAGGTGCGTGGGGCACAGCGCTCGCGCAAATGCTCGCCAGCGACGGGCGCGAAGTGGTCCTGTGGGCGTTCGAACCCGAAGTGGTCGAGGCGATCAACAGCACGCAGCGCAATCCGCAATATCTGCCCAGCGCCGAGCTTGCCCGCAATATCCGCGCGACCGGCGATCTAGGCGAATTTGCGGGTCTCGACACGGTTCTCGCCGTCACTCCCGCACAGGTCCTCGGCAAAGTGCTGTCCGGCCTTTCCAAGCCTCCGCGCGATCTGGTCCTGTGCTCCAAAGGGATCGAGGCTGGCACTGGTCGGCTGATGAACGACGTTGCACGCGATGCTTCGCCGGGTTCGGCGATAGCAGTCCTTTCCGGGCCGACATTCGCGCATGAAGTCGCAGGAGGCCTGCCCACCGCAGTGACGCTCGCTTGCGAAGGCGGGCGCGACCAGTGGAAGCGGCTCTCTCCCGCCATCGCGCGGCCCGCTTTCCGCCCCTATTATTCCGACGATGTGACCGGCGCGGAGATCGGCGGTTCGATCAAGAACGTCCTCGCCATTGCTTGCGGCGTGGTCGACGGGCTGGCGCTGGGCCAGAATGCTCGCGCCGCCCTGATCGCACGCGGCTATGCCGAGATGCTGCGCTTTGGCGAGGCGCTGGGTGCGCAGGCGGAGACGCTGAGCGGGCTGTGCGGATTGGGCGATCTGGTGCTCACCTGCTCATCCACCTCCAGCCGCAATTTCTCGCTTGGCAAGGCACTAGGCGAAGGCAAGACAGCGGCTGAATTGATGGCCGACCGCACGACGGTGGCGGAGGGTGCGCACACCGCGCCCGTGCTCGCGCAATTGGCGCAGGAACGCGGGATTGCGATGCCTATCGTCACCGCTGTCAACGCGATTTTGGACGGTGAAGCGCCGCATCAGGTGGTGGCGCAATTGCTCGCCCGCCCTCTCACCGCTGAACAGTCCAGCGACCAGCCGGACATCTCGTGA
- a CDS encoding oligosaccharide flippase family protein, producing the protein MATLAKGGRTNTLGFILRLLGGLPFLFIGFRFYGVDEMGRFAAAFVVIEIFALICALGEKRGLAQRLSEGVESHEDSATNLVFDGMLTSMVFSVAVCAVLILLPWIIFPSGTNSDFDMWMIAAIPAIALTEILLAAQAYRYDIATTVRARAVVEPWTKSILVAVLFYIPALAAGGIAIAFLAATYAALFTALYSFLKTYGLPKAWRPRPRYLSKMTARALPLVGADVIERGTRLLDVFLLGQFTSAGTVGIYWFAKEVVSLPQKLKTSFEPILAPVITKNLKIGNLEAIAAQVRQVGFWIIALQLGIALMLAIPGEGVMGLGGPEIVGGTGALAILLAAEVIASMAVVSESVLVYIARKRNLALSLGVITLQGALTVGLILLAKELKLDEGFQAAGAAGALFIALAVSSLVKALVLKRLLNAPVSNLRWALVYAAAPAVVVGFIFTEYTPEWVEIVVGGPLILAVYLWVIWKRGFGEEDKVLFRKNATLPEEILEAAESTAKPL; encoded by the coding sequence ATGGCGACGCTCGCCAAGGGCGGCCGGACCAACACGCTTGGCTTTATCCTTCGGCTGCTCGGCGGCCTGCCCTTCCTGTTCATCGGTTTCCGCTTTTACGGCGTCGATGAAATGGGACGTTTTGCCGCAGCCTTTGTAGTTATCGAGATTTTCGCGCTGATCTGCGCGCTGGGTGAAAAGCGCGGACTGGCGCAGCGGCTGAGTGAAGGGGTAGAAAGCCACGAGGACAGCGCCACCAATCTCGTCTTTGACGGGATGCTGACATCGATGGTCTTTTCGGTTGCGGTCTGCGCCGTGTTGATATTGCTGCCGTGGATCATCTTCCCCAGCGGCACCAATTCCGATTTTGACATGTGGATGATCGCGGCGATCCCGGCGATTGCGCTGACCGAGATCCTGCTCGCCGCGCAGGCCTATCGCTATGATATCGCGACCACAGTGCGCGCGCGGGCAGTGGTCGAGCCGTGGACGAAATCGATCCTTGTCGCGGTGCTGTTTTACATACCAGCACTCGCAGCAGGCGGCATCGCAATCGCCTTCCTCGCCGCGACCTATGCCGCGCTTTTCACCGCGCTCTATTCGTTCCTGAAGACCTACGGCCTGCCCAAGGCCTGGCGTCCGCGCCCGCGCTATCTGTCCAAGATGACGGCGCGCGCGCTGCCACTGGTCGGGGCGGATGTGATCGAGCGCGGCACGCGCCTGCTTGATGTGTTCCTGCTCGGCCAGTTCACGTCTGCGGGCACGGTCGGCATCTATTGGTTCGCCAAGGAAGTGGTGAGCCTGCCGCAAAAACTCAAAACCAGCTTCGAACCAATCCTTGCGCCTGTCATCACCAAGAACCTCAAGATCGGCAATCTCGAGGCCATCGCTGCACAGGTGCGGCAGGTCGGTTTCTGGATCATCGCCTTGCAGCTGGGCATTGCGCTGATGCTGGCGATACCGGGCGAAGGGGTGATGGGGCTTGGCGGTCCGGAGATTGTCGGCGGCACCGGCGCGCTGGCGATACTGCTCGCCGCCGAAGTGATTGCGTCGATGGCAGTCGTGTCGGAAAGCGTGCTGGTCTATATCGCGCGCAAGCGGAACCTCGCGCTCTCGCTCGGCGTTATCACCCTGCAAGGCGCGCTGACGGTCGGCCTGATCCTGCTGGCGAAAGAGCTGAAACTCGACGAAGGCTTTCAGGCAGCGGGTGCGGCAGGCGCGTTGTTCATTGCGCTCGCGGTTTCGAGTCTGGTCAAGGCCTTGGTGCTCAAAAGGCTGCTCAACGCGCCGGTTTCCAACTTGCGCTGGGCGCTGGTCTATGCCGCCGCTCCGGCAGTGGTCGTGGGCTTTATCTTCACCGAATACACGCCCGAATGGGTCGAGATCGTTGTCGGCGGCCCGCTGATCCTTGCGGTCTATCTGTGGGTCATCTGGAAGCGAGGATTCGGAGAAGAAGACAAGGTGCTTTTCCGCAAGAATGCTACCCTGCCCGAAGAAATTCTCGAAGCTGCCGAGAGCACCGCCAAGCCGCTTTGA